The window ACATTCAGCAGATCAGGAGATCACTCTGTTCTCTGCCATAAAAGCCACTTTACATGCATAAAACTGGTTTATATGTTTAAGCCTGGGGGTCTCTGGAGAAGGAACACGTGGTGTCTCCCAACACCCTCAGgttgttcaagaagaggaagGCACCACAGGGAgttgagtgttttatttccccctccaactctattttgattcaaTCCTTGCACTCTCcatcacttttttgatcacacagGATTGCCTTTTGATGaaaagggcattgcttgtcactgggcactctggtgtttcttttcttcctggtggtgggaaatgAATAAAGATGTGTACACcagttgtctttcactgtgtctcacagctTTATACACTCCAGGCAGTAGTGTGAGGTGGGaggaaattaaaaagaaaaaaccCCAATAAAACTGGTTTATCTTCACTTCAGCAGTTGAAAGCTGAGACTATTCTGAAACCTGTGTCTCTCCTGTAACATAAGATATTGGGCATGGTCATCTATGTTCAAGAATCTAACTGATATTTATGCAGCTCATTATTGTGAACAATTGTTACTTTCCTCAGCCAGATAAATAGCTGCGGCAGGGTTGTGCAATCCTCTGTTGTCGAGTGCCATGCCTCAAGCGATCTGTGGTAAGATGGAATTGAgatctttataccctcaggtcacatgctatgatgcCACAATAGTATCATCAGCATGCTTCTTATGAGAGTGTAACATAGCCTTGATCAGTTCTGATTTATAACCACAATTTAATATGAAAATACCAAAAGCATCACCAACAATTAAAATGTTAATCATTTTATATTTGAACAGGTTTAAAGTTTCCATTGTTCTCAGTGACCTGCTGCTTGAATTCATTGAGGTCCCTAAATAGATTTTGGATTTTCAGGAAGAATCGTCGGTATGGCTTCATACTCAAGCTTGCCATTTTCCAACACCTTCAGCGATGCCCCATTCCTGGTCTGATCCATGACAAGCTGCAAGAATCCCTCTGCAATGTGGGAAGTTCTGTAAAAGTCAGATGGTGATCATGAGCAAACATCCTGATTGTTTAAAATATCCCGCCATTGGAACACAATCCCTTCCAGTGTGTTAAGGCAGCACAAGACTAGGACATCTACCCAATCTTGGAGATCTAACTAGCAGGGTTGATGAAGGAGAAACAGCCAACATCATTGATTTCCAGTCGACATTCCCGGTTGGTTTGCACATCTCATCATTCTGCACACTCATCAAATCAAACATGCAAATTCTCAGGTTAATGCTGAAGATTCAGAAATCAAGCTGTGATATTTTGTGGATACCACGCCATCATTTCTGTAAGATATTCCTCTACAAATGCTCCATGTTAACATTCTGAACACATTTTCACCCTATCAATTCCCACCCCACTTCCTGATTATGATCAAACTCACTTCAGAACTCCAAGGTTGGCTATCATCATCTCAAGTTTCTCCTTGTGGTCTGGAACCTTCACTGATTTCAGATCTGTCAGAAGCTTAGTGTCGACGAAAACAGGACACAGTGCTTGTAATCGAACCCCATGCTTCTCAAGGCAGGTCAGCTGAAAGCAGAAACCTTGTAATGTCTCACACTCTTTGAGTTTTATGGAACTTTACAACTTCCTGACAggaagctctcagatgttagttTATGTGGAGTTTTGTGATGAGGGCCCATCCTGACTGCAGCAGACTGGGGGAAATCAGGAATCCAGTCCAAGTTCCTGGAAAGTGTTTGTGCTTTGTGTGAGGCTCACCTGAGAGGCAGCACAATTCAAACACGCACAACTATTAGGGTCATTAACACATTCAATCTGATTAGATTTGCCTCTCAAACCCATACCCTGTGTTCATCTTTAGTTGGGTGACCTTAAACACTTGGAGCAAGTCGACCTGCACATAGCCCCACAGCCTTTTACCAATAATCAATTTGTGGTGTGTCTCCTGCCCCATGTATGATTATCTAACCACcagtgaagaaagtgaggaatggAGACGCGGGAGATCTGACTCAAGAGTGtaatgtgaagggcttatgcccggaacgtcgattctcctgttcctcggatgctgcctgacctgctgtgcttttccagcactacactctcaatcTAACTGCCAGTGTCAATAAATGAGAACCAAGCAAtatagtatatttggatttcactGTAAAGTTATCATAGGAGTTCATGGGATTGTGGGTAATATATTAACTTGCATAAacaattaggaaggaaaatgttcattttcaaGTTGACAGACGATGTCTTTGGACGGCCACAATGATCAATGCTGGGGCCTCAGCTATTTGCACTCAATGTTAATGAATTTGTCAAAGAGACAGAGTATTATATCTACATTTGCAATCCATTCAATGCTAGATAAAAACGGCAGCTGTGAGGAGGTCATAAAGCAATTGCAATAATGCTTAAGCAGGTTAAATAAAATTGTGCAACAAAGTGATGGATGTTCGCATGTaagtcctggtgaagggcttatgcccaaaattcttctgccctcggatgctgcctgacctgctgtgctttcccagcaccaagCTCTCTTCCCAGCAAACAACGAGGAAGGCAAACAACGTGTTTACCTTGATTGCAAGGAGATTAGATTACAGGAATGAGGAAATCATTGGTGGAAGCATCGCTCATATCCACATTGTGTTTGACTAAAGGATCCTGTATTAGGGAGTTGGGGCTGTAGTTTTAAATGCCACTACACACAAATTACTTCCAACTTCctaccaacccccaccccacaagCCTCATCTCTTCAACACTCACCTCTATCTAGGGATCCATCCTCTTCCACACCCAAATGTAGTCTTGACAATGACCATCTTTCCATTAATTAAGTGTAAGACCTTAAGCTGTTCAGAGGAGTGCCTGAATACCAGGACATTGTGTTGGGCCTCCAGTAGGGAAGCAATGCCAGGGTCTTAATGGTTCTCCAGCAGGTTAAATAAAATTGTATAACAAAGTGATGGATGTTCGCATGTaggtcctggtgaagggcttatgcccaaaatatcgattcttctgccctcggatgctgcctgacctgctgtgctttcccagcaccaagCTCTCTTCCCAGCAAACAACCAGGAAGGCAAACAGCGTGTTGACCTTGATTGCAAGGAGATTAGATTACAGGAATGAGGAAATCATTGGTGGAAGCATCGGTCATATCCACATTGTGTTTGACTAAAGGATCCTGTATCAGGGAGTTGGGGCTGTAGTTTTAAATGCCACTACACACAAATTACTTCCAACTTCctaccaaccccca of the Chiloscyllium plagiosum isolate BGI_BamShark_2017 unplaced genomic scaffold, ASM401019v2 scaf_55206, whole genome shotgun sequence genome contains:
- the LOC122546638 gene encoding 15-hydroxyprostaglandin dehydrogenase [NAD(+)]-like — protein: MIPMMLVLQVSVIKGTYLGIQHMSQETGGKGGVIVNTASIAGLIPFFRGPVYAASKYGVVGFTASLSLTCLEKHGVRLQALCPVFVDTKLLTDLKSVKVPDHKEKLEMMIANLGVLKTSHIAEGFLQLVMDQTRNGASLKVLENGKLEYEAIPTILPENPKSI